A single Drosophila miranda strain MSH22 chromosome XR, D.miranda_PacBio2.1, whole genome shotgun sequence DNA region contains:
- the LOC108152816 gene encoding odorant receptor 67d — protein MSEGPFERYCKINRAIRFCVGLCGNDVIAEDYRMWWLTYAVIGAILFFFGCTGYTVYVGVVLDGDLTVILQAFALVGSAVQGLAKLLVTARMASVVRQIQATYEAIYREYARRGGDYGRCLERRIKTTWHMLMSFMWVYVVLVGGLIAYPFFHLILDHKKLLVMQFRVPWIDESTDGGYLVLISIHVMLLSMGGFGNFGGDMFLFLFISNVPTLKDIFSAKLKEFNEVAVQRQDYQRMRSLLWDLLAWHQQYVSILRDTERIYRIVLFVQLSTNCVSILCTISCIFIGAWPAAPIYLVYSFIVMYSFCGLGTIVETSNEDFSKEIYANCLWYELPVKEQRLVILMLAKSQHEISLTAADVMPLSMSTALQLTKGIYSFSMMMITYLGYES, from the exons ATGTCCGAGGGACCCTTCGAGCGGTACTGCAAGATCAACCGGGCCATTCGCTTCTGCGTGGGACTGTGCGGCAACGACGTCATTGCCGAGGACTATCGCATGTGGTGGCTCACGTACGCGGTGATCGGGGCCATCCTGTTTTTCTTCGGCTGCACCGGGTACACGGTGTACGTGGGCGTTGTGCTCGACGGCGACCTCACCGTCATACTGCAGGCCTTCGCCCTGGTTGGGTCCGCCGTGCAGGGCCTCGCGAAGCTGCTGGTCACCGCCCGGATGGCGTCGGTGGTGCGACAAATCCAGGCCACGTACGAGGCCATCTACAGGGAGTACGCCCGGCGGGGCGGCGACTACGGCAGGTGCCTGGAGAGGCGCATCAAGACCACGTGGCACATGCTCATGTCCTTCATGTGGGTGTACGTGGTGCTGGTGGGCGGGCTGATCGCCTACCCGTTCTTCCATCTGATCCTCGACCACAAGAAGCTGCTGGTGATGCAGTTCCGGGTGCCGTGGATCGACGAGAGCACGGACGGGGGCTATCTGGTGCTCATCTCGATACACGTGATGCTCTTGTCGATGGGCGGATTCGGCAACTTTGGCGGCGACATGTTTCTGTTCCTCTTCATCAGCAACGTGCCCACGCTGAAGGACATCTTCAGCGCGAAGCTCAAGGAGTTCAACGAGGTGGCTGTGCAGCGCCAGGACTACCAAAGGATGCGCTCGCTCCTGTGGGATCTACTCGCCTGGCATCAGCAGTACGTGAG CATTCTGCGGGACACGGAGCGCATCTACAGGATCGTTTTGTTCGTCCAGCTGTCCACCAACTGCGTGAGTATCCTCTGCACCATATCCTGCATCTTCATTGGCGCCTGGCCCGCAGCCCCCATCTATCTGGTGTACTCCTTCATAGTCATGTACTCCTTCTGTGGCCTGGGCACCATCGTGGAGACTTCG AACGAGGACTTCAGCAAGGAGATCTACGCGAACTGTCTGTGGTACGAGCTGCCCGtcaaggagcagaggctggtCATCCTCATGCTGGCCAAGTCGCAGCACGAGATCTCCCTCACCGCCGCCGATGTGATGCCGCTGTCCATGAGCACGGCCCTGCAGCTGACCAAAGGCATCTACAGCTTCAGCATGATGATGATCACGTATCTCGGCTACGAGAGCTAG